In Mycetocola spongiae, the genomic stretch TGGGGCGACGCTCCCCGGTCACAGCTTGCCCTTGGTGGAGGGGATGCCCTCCACCAGCGGGTCGAAGGCCTTGGCCACCCGGAATGCGCGCGCAAAGGCCTTAAACTCGGCCTCGGCAATGTGGTGCGGATCGCGCCCGCTCACCACGTTGATGTGCACGGTGAGGCCGGCGTTAAACGTGATGGCCTCAAATACGTGGCGCACCATCGACCCGGTGAAGTGGCCACCGATCAGGTGGAACTCAAACCCTGCGGGCTCACCGGTGTGCACAAGATAGGGACGGCCGGAGATATCCACCACGGCCTGCGCGAGCGCCTCATCCAGCGGGCACAGCGCATCGCCATAGCGGGCAATTCCGGCCTTATCGCCCAGCGCCTCGCGGATGGCCATACCCAGCGCGATGCCGATGTCCTCGACGGTGTGGTGCACGTCGATATGCGTATCGCCCGTGGCCACCACGCGCAGATCGGTCAGCGAGTGCTTCGCGAAGGCCGTGAGCATGTGGTCATAAAACGGGACCGTGGTATTAATCTCGCTGCGGCCGGTGCCGTCGAGGTTGATCTCGAGTTCGATGGAGGATTCGCTCGTCGCGCGCGTAACCGTCGCGGTGCGGGGTGCGGTAGTCATGCTATGAGCTTAGTGCTCGCAGCGCGTCGAGGAACGCGCCGGTCTCGGAGGCGGTGCCGGCGCTCACGCGCAGGTGCCCGGGAATGCCCACATCGCGGATGAGGATTCCCTGGTCCAGGAGCGCCTGGAACGTGGCCGCGGGATCCTCCACTCCCCCAAACAGCACAAAATTCGAGTGCGAGCGGTGCGGGGTATAGCCCAGCTCCGTGAGCTCGGTGACGATGCGATCGCGCTGTCCACGGATGTCATCCACCATCGCGAGCATCGCATCGGAGTGATCAAGCGCGGCCTCGGCGGCGGCCTGGGTGAGGGCGGAGAGGTGATAGGGCAGGCGGACCAGGCGCAGGGCGTCGATCACGGCCGGATCGGCGGCCAGATATCCCAGGCGCACGCCCGCAAACGCAAATGCCTTGCTCATAGTGCGGGAGATGAGCAGACGCTCCCGGCCGGGCAGGAGGGTCAGGGCGCTCGCGGCGTCATCGGGCGCAAACTCGGCATAGGCCTCGTCAACCACCACGATTCCGGGGGCGGCATCGTAGACCGC encodes the following:
- the hisB gene encoding imidazoleglycerol-phosphate dehydratase HisB, with translation MTTAPRTATVTRATSESSIELEINLDGTGRSEINTTVPFYDHMLTAFAKHSLTDLRVVATGDTHIDVHHTVEDIGIALGMAIREALGDKAGIARYGDALCPLDEALAQAVVDISGRPYLVHTGEPAGFEFHLIGGHFTGSMVRHVFEAITFNAGLTVHINVVSGRDPHHIAEAEFKAFARAFRVAKAFDPLVEGIPSTKGKL